From Aricia agestis chromosome 1, ilAriAges1.1, whole genome shotgun sequence:
cactgaaatattttttcaaatcggactagaagttcctgagattagcgcattcaaacaaacaaacaaactcttccgctttataatattagacaaactcttccgctttataatattagtacttatagaTTTTACCTACCTGCTCCAGTCACTTTAGATTTATTGCATATCTGTAACAAAACCTAAACtgactttaaattttatttattgaacttagtattaataaactaaaaagCAGTAAGTACCTTTAacaatgtaatattattgtgaacATTGAtcagtttatatttattttattgcatcCTTTTAAGGTTGGACAAGTTGTACCAGCTGATACATTATCAAATGGCAAAAGATCCATTGctataaatttaaaatcttcagatggtgtcaaaattttaaaaagtcttTGCAATAATGCAGATGTATTAATAGATACATATAGACCTGGCGTAATGGAAAAATTAGGCCTTGGACCTGaagttattttaaacaataatccAAAACTAATATACAGCAGGCTAACAGGATATGGTCAGAATGGTTATTTCATGCAAAAAGGTGGACATGATATAAATTATGTTGCAATGTCTGGTATACTTTCATTGCTTAAAAAAGATAGGATACCACCAAGCCCACCATTAAATTTACTGGCAGATTTTGCTGGTGGTAGTGTTATTTGTGTTGTGGGAATTTTATTAGCCCTACTTGAAAGACAGAGATCAGGTAAAGGACAAGTAGTAGATGCTAGTATGACTGAAGGGGTGGCATATATTGCATCTtggatatttaaaaatcaacatCTTCTGTGGACAATGGAATCGGGTTCTAATTTTTTAGATGGAGGATATCATTTTTATAACACATATGAGAcaaaagatacaaaatatatggcAGTGGGTGCTATAGAACCTCATTTTTATTCTAATCTTCTAAAAGGATTAAATCTATCGCAGGAAGAATGTCCTTATATAGAAAAAGATATAGGTAAAGAAAAATTCAAAGAAGTATTTCTAACCAAAACTCAAAAAGAATGGTGTGAAATTTTTGATCAATTGGATGCCTGTGTTACTCCAGTTTTGGAAATGAATTCTGTTGACAAACATAAATGCAACAAGTCACGCCAGATATTTTTCAGAAATGTTGATAATATAATGTTACCCAATCCAGCTCCTAGACTCTCAAGAACACCTGGAGAATCAAGTAACAAATTAAAAGCCACAGAGCCTGGTCAACACACAATTGAAATAATGAAAGAGCTGGGATATAATAACaccaaaattaaaaatcttttagaaAGTGGAATCATATGTGGAAAAGTAAAGTCAAATTTATaaatatcataatttattaatagaaTCCATAACCTGTACCAGATTTGTTATTATAGAATTTGGTAATTGTGAAAATAGTTCATGACTTTGAActaatgtataaatattttttaatgccaGCAAATCATACTGTAAATGATTTTTCCCATAATAAAATTTCTCAAACACAACATTATTGTTTCTATTTAAGTGCTTTAATcgctttttacctatgtatataattaagtttaaaaatgagGAAAAGTCCATCCCAAAAActgattttaatattaactgACACTGCTCCATAAACTCTTGTGATTCTTTAAATTCAAGGATCTCATTTTCTACAGCAACTAAATTGTTCACCAATGACTGCCAAACCTTTTCTATGTTACAAGAATTTATGAAATTGTGATTTATTGAAATGGTGTCAGATAAGTTAAAAACTTGATGATGCCATCCAGATGGTACAAAAATACAATCCCCTTTTTCTTGATATACTTCAATGTattcaacatttttatatttttctggtTCAAATAATATGGGGAGATTATTTAAAGAGTCTTTAACCTTTTCTTCTTCTCCAGGAGGCAGCAATATCCATTTCTTTAACCCAACAACATTTACTGACCAACTATATGATGAATAAACATCACAATGAAAAGGTGTCCTAAAATTGATAATttggaattaattattattattaattatacttacttattaatattaatcaaaaGTATTTATGAAatggaaatgttttttttttttttatgaaataagggggcaaacgagcaaacgggtcacctgatggaaagcaactttttttttaatgaaataagggggcaaatgagcaaacgggtcacctgatggaaagcaacttccgtcgcccatggatactcgcagcatcagaagagctgcaggttcattgccggccttttaagagggaatagggtaataggggaaggtacggatgggaagggaattggggagggtagggaagggaatatgggaatattgggcctccgttaaatatgtatttatcaAATCCAACCTACCATGAGTCTTTTGGTCCGATATAAACAAACATATAATCATCATCCTTGTTATCCATTGCAAATTCATTTAACCAGTCTGATGCAAAAATAAATGGGACTTCATAAAATTTATCGTCAGGGCGAAGTCTTTTTAAATGCCAATctttcaaatataatatcttttctTTGTTACTCTCTTTAAGATACTGCATGAAATGCTTTACTTTCATATTAGTTTTGCATTGGGAATTAAAGGTAATTATATCACAATTTGCCACTGGAGCCTCTAATTCACCATACtcttttattaaatattcataatttattttttcatctACTACCCAGTGCTTAGAGCATTCCCAAgaattagttacattttttattacacaTGGAATATTCTTTAACATAACATCGCTGAAAAACTGATGGTAGCACATGGTAGAGTAGTCAGAATATTGTATTGTACCCATTATTTTGTTCTCAATGTGGTAGTCTTTGAAAGCCTTGAAGGGTAGGTCTTTTATTTCGATCAGAGGTTCCGTAGCCATTATATTGTGATAATAATTgggtaataatatattttggtacATCAAGAACAGGAGTCAGATCTTAGTACCTACTGATTCACATATATATCTGTATTATCTATGTGATTCACTTATTTTCATACCGTACGGCGTACGGTACCGTATTGTTAGTttcgacataataatattgagctCCACATTACACATAGGGATTGTCTccaatattttacaaattgaaaaaatctttgttcttcttcttcttttttattaatggctcctttgtgagttgcCAGTATCAGGGTGTTTAAAAatctttgtttaatattttgacttttgagaaTTTTTAAATGTCATAAACTAACAAAAGgacacagaatacaaattagtaATCACCATtgactttta
This genomic window contains:
- the LOC121727116 gene encoding alpha-methylacyl-CoA racemase, which translates into the protein MALHNLRVIEMMGLAPGPLSGTILADFGAAVTVVQKVGQVVPADTLSNGKRSIAINLKSSDGVKILKSLCNNADVLIDTYRPGVMEKLGLGPEVILNNNPKLIYSRLTGYGQNGYFMQKGGHDINYVAMSGILSLLKKDRIPPSPPLNLLADFAGGSVICVVGILLALLERQRSGKGQVVDASMTEGVAYIASWIFKNQHLLWTMESGSNFLDGGYHFYNTYETKDTKYMAVGAIEPHFYSNLLKGLNLSQEECPYIEKDIGKEKFKEVFLTKTQKEWCEIFDQLDACVTPVLEMNSVDKHKCNKSRQIFFRNVDNIMLPNPAPRLSRTPGESSNKLKATEPGQHTIEIMKELGYNNTKIKNLLESGIICGKVKSNL
- the LOC121727106 gene encoding 2-oxoglutarate and iron-dependent oxygenase JMJD4 gives rise to the protein MYQNILLPNYYHNIMATEPLIEIKDLPFKAFKDYHIENKIMGTIQYSDYSTMCYHQFFSDVMLKNIPCVIKNVTNSWECSKHWVVDEKINYEYLIKEYGELEAPVANCDIITFNSQCKTNMKVKHFMQYLKESNKEKILYLKDWHLKRLRPDDKFYEVPFIFASDWLNEFAMDNKDDDYMFVYIGPKDSWTPFHCDVYSSYSWSVNVVGLKKWILLPPGEEEKVKDSLNNLPILFEPEKYKNVEYIEVYQEKGDCIFVPSGWHHQVFNLSDTISINHNFINSCNIEKVWQSLVNNLVAVENEILEFKESQEFMEQCQLILKSVFGMDFSSFLNLIIYIGKKRLKHLNRNNNVVFEKFYYGKNHLQYDLLALKNIYTLVQSHELFSQLPNSIITNLVQVMDSINKL